One Eublepharis macularius isolate TG4126 chromosome 6, MPM_Emac_v1.0, whole genome shotgun sequence DNA segment encodes these proteins:
- the PCOLCE2 gene encoding procollagen C-endopeptidase enhancer 2 isoform X2 gives MRAAASRSFVALGLLLVAAAAAAQPSKNRKPERTRSFKCGGVLTGLSGFIGSEGFPGVYPPNSKCTWKITVPEGKVVVLSFRFIDLESDKLCRYDFVDVYNGHVNGQRLGRFCGTLKPGALVANSNKMLVQMISDANTAGNGFVAKFSAAEPHERGDQYCGGRLDKPSGSFKTPNWPDRDYPAGVTCSWHIVAPKNQLIELHFEKFDVERDNYCRYDFVAVFNGGEINDANRIGKYCGDSPPAPIVSEKNELLVQFLSDLSLTADGFIGHYKFRPKKLHTTVSPTTTTTLPVTPSLKPTVALCQQKCRRNGTLESNYCSSNFGLNYVIMGQVEEDGRGKILPSSFTMSFKTKNQKILNTLKNKRC, from the exons ATGAGAGCGGCCGCCTCGCGCTCCTTCGTGGCGCTGGGACTTCTGCtggttgcagcagcagcagcagcgcagccCTCCAAGAACCGAAAGCCAGAAAGAACGAg gtcTTTTAAATGTGGTGGTGTTCTAACTGGACTATCAGGGTTTATTGGCAGTGAAGGATTCCcaggagtctaccctccaaacagCAAATGTACTTGGAAAATCACA GTCCCTGAAGGGAAAGTGGTTGTCCTTTCTTTTAGATTCATAGACTTGGAGAGTGATAAGTTGTGCCGATATGACTTTGTAGATGTGTACAATGGCCATGTCAATGGACAGCGTCTTGGCAGATTCTGTGGCACTTTGAAACCTGGTGCTCTGGTAGCCAATAGCAATAAAATGTTGGTGCAAATGATCTCAGATGCCAATACAGCTGGAAATGGCTTTGTTGCAAAGTTTTCTGCAGCAGAACCGCATGAGAGAG GTGATCAGTACTGTGGTGGACGACTGGATAAGCCTTCTGGATCCTTTAAAACTCCTAATTGGCCCGATCGAGATTACCCAGCAGGAGTGACCTGCTCATGGCACATTGTTGCTCCAAAGAATCAG cTAATAGAGTTACATTTTGAAAAATTTGACGTGGAAAGAGATAACTACTGCAGATATGACTTTGTGGCTGTGTTTAATGGTGGGGAGATTAATGATGCTAACCGAATCGGGAAATACTGTGGAGACAGTCCACCAGC GCCTATTGTATCAGAGAAAAATGAGTTGCTTGTTCAGTTCTTATCAGATTTAAGCTTAACAGCTGATGGGTTTATTGGTCACTACAAATTCAGACCTAAAAAGTTACATACAACTGTATCACCAACTACCACTACAACTCTCCCTGTCACACCAT CTTTGAAGCCTACAGTTGCCCTCTGCCAGCAAAAATGCAGAAGGAACGGAACCCTTGAGAGCAATTACTGTTCAAGTAACTTTG GACTAAATTATGTTATTATGGGTCAGGTAGAAGAGGATGGCAGAGGTAAAATCTTGCCCAGCAGCTTTACTATGAGTTTCAAGACAAAGAATCAGAAAATTTTGAACACCTTAAAAAACAAACGGTGTTGA
- the PCOLCE2 gene encoding procollagen C-endopeptidase enhancer 2 isoform X1 → MRAAASRSFVALGLLLVAAAAAAQPSKNRKPERTRSFKCGGVLTGLSGFIGSEGFPGVYPPNSKCTWKITVPEGKVVVLSFRFIDLESDKLCRYDFVDVYNGHVNGQRLGRFCGTLKPGALVANSNKMLVQMISDANTAGNGFVAKFSAAEPHERGDQYCGGRLDKPSGSFKTPNWPDRDYPAGVTCSWHIVAPKNQLIELHFEKFDVERDNYCRYDFVAVFNGGEINDANRIGKYCGDSPPAPIVSEKNELLVQFLSDLSLTADGFIGHYKFRPKKLHTTVSPTTTTTLPVTPSLKPTVALCQQKCRRNGTLESNYCSSNFVITGSVITTNTRGGSLHATISIINVYKEGNLAIQQAGKNMSAKIVVVCKQCPVIRRGLNYVIMGQVEEDGRGKILPSSFTMSFKTKNQKILNTLKNKRC, encoded by the exons ATGAGAGCGGCCGCCTCGCGCTCCTTCGTGGCGCTGGGACTTCTGCtggttgcagcagcagcagcagcgcagccCTCCAAGAACCGAAAGCCAGAAAGAACGAg gtcTTTTAAATGTGGTGGTGTTCTAACTGGACTATCAGGGTTTATTGGCAGTGAAGGATTCCcaggagtctaccctccaaacagCAAATGTACTTGGAAAATCACA GTCCCTGAAGGGAAAGTGGTTGTCCTTTCTTTTAGATTCATAGACTTGGAGAGTGATAAGTTGTGCCGATATGACTTTGTAGATGTGTACAATGGCCATGTCAATGGACAGCGTCTTGGCAGATTCTGTGGCACTTTGAAACCTGGTGCTCTGGTAGCCAATAGCAATAAAATGTTGGTGCAAATGATCTCAGATGCCAATACAGCTGGAAATGGCTTTGTTGCAAAGTTTTCTGCAGCAGAACCGCATGAGAGAG GTGATCAGTACTGTGGTGGACGACTGGATAAGCCTTCTGGATCCTTTAAAACTCCTAATTGGCCCGATCGAGATTACCCAGCAGGAGTGACCTGCTCATGGCACATTGTTGCTCCAAAGAATCAG cTAATAGAGTTACATTTTGAAAAATTTGACGTGGAAAGAGATAACTACTGCAGATATGACTTTGTGGCTGTGTTTAATGGTGGGGAGATTAATGATGCTAACCGAATCGGGAAATACTGTGGAGACAGTCCACCAGC GCCTATTGTATCAGAGAAAAATGAGTTGCTTGTTCAGTTCTTATCAGATTTAAGCTTAACAGCTGATGGGTTTATTGGTCACTACAAATTCAGACCTAAAAAGTTACATACAACTGTATCACCAACTACCACTACAACTCTCCCTGTCACACCAT CTTTGAAGCCTACAGTTGCCCTCTGCCAGCAAAAATGCAGAAGGAACGGAACCCTTGAGAGCAATTACTGTTCAAGTAACTTTG TAATAACTGGATCTGTTATCACAACAAATACTAGAGGTGGAAGCTTGCATGCAACAATATCGATCATTAATGTATACAAAGAAGGCAATTTAGCAATCCAGCAAGCCGGCAAAAATATGAGTGCCAAGATAGTAGTTGTCTGTAAACAGTGTCCAGTTATCAGAAGAG GACTAAATTATGTTATTATGGGTCAGGTAGAAGAGGATGGCAGAGGTAAAATCTTGCCCAGCAGCTTTACTATGAGTTTCAAGACAAAGAATCAGAAAATTTTGAACACCTTAAAAAACAAACGGTGTTGA